The DNA segment GCGCACTGTATCTCGCAGTGGGGTCATGACTTTAGGCCCGAATATGCCGCATTAGGCCGCTTACGCCAGCAATTTCCCCAAGTCCCTATCATGGCACTGACGGCGACGGCCGATAAAGCGACCCGAGCCGACATTTGTGAGCGTTTAACCATTACGCCGCACTCTTTACTGACCAGTTTTGATCGACCCAATATTCGCTATACCGTAGCTGAAAAGCTCAATGCAGCGAATCAGTTGCGTCAGTTTGTCGATGCGCAAAACGGGACTAGTGGCATTGTGTACTGTAGCAGTCGACGTCGAGTCGATGAGGTCGCAGAGCGCTTGCGTCTGCAGGGGCATCAAGCCGAAGCTTACCATGCGGGTAAAACTCAAGAAGAGCGAGCTGATGTTCAAGACCGATTTTTAAAAGACCAGCTCGATATTGTGGTGGCAACCGTGGCATTTGGTATGGGGATCAACAAGTCAAACGTGCGCTACGTGGTGCATTACGATATCCCTAAGAGCGTAGAGGCTTACTACCAAGAAACTGGTCGTGCTGGGCGAGATGGCTTAGATTCTGAAGCTCTGATGCTATTTGACCCTGCCGATATCGGTCGAGTGCGGCACTTAATCGAGCAGTCAGAGCCTGGGCCGCAGCAACAAGTTGAGTTTCACAAGCTCAATACTATGGCTGCTTTTGCCGAGGCGCAGACTTGCCGTCGCCAAGTGTTATTACATTATTTCGATGAACCTGCGCTAAAGGCGTGTGGTAACTGCGATATTTGCCTCGACCCGCCTAAAAAATACAACGGTATTCAAGATGCACAAAAAGTGCTGTCTTGCATCTACCGGATTGGGCAACGTTTTGGCATTAACCACCTTATCGAAGTGCTACGTGGGTCAAAGTCGGCGAGCGTGATTGAGCGTGGGCATGACAAGTTATCTACCTGGGGCATTGGTAAAGAGAAGAGCCACGAGCATTGGCTCAGCGTGATAAGACAGTTGATCCATCTAGGGCTTGCCAATCAGGACATTACCCGAGGTTCTTCGGTGACGCTTAACCCATCTGCACGTGCAGTACTAAAAGGTGAAGTTGAGTTACTGCTTGCTGAGCCAAGAATCGTCATTCAAACCACTAAGCGCCGCAGTAATAATTCACGTGCGCCGCTTAATTACGATCGTAAGTTGTTCGCAAGACTTAAGTTGTTGCGTCGCACGCTGGCAGAGGAGTTAGATGTGCCGCCATACTTAGTGTTTAATGATGCAACTTTGGCTGAAATGGCTGCAATACTACCAACCAGTCCTGGCGAGATGTTGGCTGTAAACGGCGTAGGTGAACGCAAGTTAGAACGCTTTGGTGGTGAGTTTCTTGATGAAATAGCGGACTACCTCGCAGAAGGTTAATCGATCGTTCTTAGTCTGTCATTACTTGAAATAACGGCCTTACGGTTCTTAATTACTCATTGGCACTTGTTACTGAGAGACGCATGCTGACCGGTTTTAGTCGCCTTGCTTGAAATAACTGTCTTACGGTTCTTAATTACTCATTGGCGGTTGTTACTGAGAAACGCTTATTGATAGGTTTTAGTCGCCTTGCTTGAAATAACTGTTTTGCAGTTCTTAATTACTCATTGGCGGTTGTTACTGAGAAACGCTTATTGATAGGTTTTAGTCGCCTTGCTTGAAATAACGGCCTTGCAGTTCTTAATTACTCATTGGCGGTTGTTACTGAGAAACGCTTACTGACAGGTTTTAGTCGCCTCAGTTGACTAACATTGGCGCGCTTTACCATAGATTGTAAATTATCAAACTGCTGCATACTGGCAAGGCCGATGCTGACCTTGCTGTCATTTTGCCACACCGCCACTATGCCCGATAGCTGCTCGATGACATTGATCGCCGCATCCTCTGAAGTATGCGGTAACATGATTAATAGTTGCTGCTCTGATTGCAAAAATAACAGATCTTGCTCTCTCAGTTTGGTCTTTAGTTGCTCTATCATAACCGCAATGTCGCTACTCAAAACCCCACTTGGATCTAGTACTAATAATGACAGTGGGTAATGTGCATGTTTACTAACGCTAAGCATATCTTCCAGTTTTTGCTTACCTGTTGCGTTAGGTTTTATCTGAATAGGCTCTTTAGTTTCTGGCGATGTTTTCGGCGTTTGCCTGTGATACCAAGTGATAAAGATAGCTAAGCTGAATAGAACAAAAATAATCGGCAAGAATGAATTTGGAATTAGCTGCCTGGGCATGACGACGGCGTCGCTACTTTGTAGCTCTTCTGATGCCTGCTGTTGACGGCTTAAGTCTGATTTTAAATGAGATAACCAGATGTTTTGGATGAAAAGAGCTTCATTTTCAGCGGCCTGAAATTGCTTTAGTTGGTAATCATAGGCTAAAGCGAAACTCCCCTTCTCGGCAAAGTATTTAGCCAGTACGGCGTAGCAAAGTTTAAGATCTGTATAGCGGTTTTTTTGATCCGCAATCACTATGGCTTCAGTCATCTGCTCTAGGCCTAAGCTCTCTTGACCTTGGGCTAACTTCACTTGGGCTAACAGGTGCAAGGCGCTGATGGTTGCGCTAGCGTTAGATTCTTTTTTAAAGGTGTTAATGCTTAAGTGGAGCAGTTGCTCTGCACTACTGTATTTACCGCTGCTAAAGTCAATAAAAGCTATTTGCTTATAGGCTTCGGCCAATTCAAAAGGGCTGCCGAGCTCGGGAAGTTTGCTTCGTGCTATCTGTACATAATGATCCCTTAGCTTAGGGTGATTATTCGATAGGGCTAGATTAGCGGCATCAATTGACAAATTAAGTGCTATTTTTCCTGCCGAGCCCTCATCTTTAAGCGCCTTATCTAGAAAGCCATTGGCTTCTTTTTGTTCATTTTCCCCCATCAGTAATTTAGCCATAGAGACATTTAGGTATGCGATTGGGGTAAGCAGCCACTGTTCATTTTGCTGTTCAACTTGCGGGTAAAGATCTAGCGCTAGGCGTAAGTCTTCGATCGCCGTGTCGTTATGCTGAACCTTGGCATCTAGCTGACTTCTGAGCCATAGCCCATTAATCAAGGCTTGAGGTTGTTCTAAGCGACGAGACAGGGTGATTGAAGAGTGAATTAACGGTAGGGCTTGCTGGTAATTACCGTAGTTAACGTAGGCTTGCGCCATGCAGTTGAGAAAGTAAGGTCGAGCTTGCTCTAGCTTTAACCGTTTGGCTTTAGCATCGTTAAATCGAGCCAAGTTGATAGCGGCTGCATTCTCACCAAGCTGTAGATAGGTTTCACACTTAAATGCGCTCATTCGAAGCTGTAAAACTTTGGGATCTAAATAGGCGTGAAGCTGTTGTTCTATATCGTGGATGTTATTTAATGCCTTGCTCGGATACTGAAAGACAGAGGTATTAAGTTGCTCGAGTTGTTCTAAGGTTAATGAATACGCAGGTGAAAGCCACAGCGAAAAGCTGAGGACTATGATACGAAAATCCATTTTAAAACGCTCCTAAGGGTAACCCTTATCCACTTTCCTTCGAATAAGACCCGCATTATAGCGAATTTAAATAAAATATGCATAAAAAAGCTGATGGCGCGAGAATATTGCGACAGGTTGATCATATGTATGCTTTTTTGCGATAAAAAGGCGGGTTTGGATGTTTTTGCGCTGATTTGCGCTCTTTATATCGCTTTTTTGAGCGATAATTAGCCTGAAAATAACTGAAGTAAGCGAATTTGTGGTTGACACCGATGCTGATGCACGTTAAAAATTAACCATCCTAGCTATTGCGTTGGGAATATTTATCCAATTATTGTGAATAGAAATCACGATAAATAAAAAGTTGTGGCAAAACAGATTAGGCTGAAAAAAGTGATGAAATATAACCGTGTATTACTAGGACTCCTTATTCTCATTCTCGCAGACTCTGCGCGGAGGACTTAGTGCTATACGCTTGAAAATAAGCCTGCATTAATAAACCCCGCTAATAACGCGGGGTTTTTTGTATTTATAGCAATCGGTATTAAACGCCAAATAGCTACGAGAACGCATAACCGAACAATGATGTTCAATGGAGAAGATAGATGTCTAACCGAGTGATTATATTTGACACCACCTTACGCGATGGTGAGCAAGCATTAGCAGCAAGTTTAACGGTTAAAGAAAAGCTTCAGATTGCACTGGCGTTGGAGCGTTTAGGTGTTGATGTGATGGAGGTGGGGTTCCCAGTCTCTTCACCAGGTGATTTTGAGTCGGTGCAAACCATTGCAAAAACGATTAAGAATAGCCGCGTATGTGCATTGTCGAGGGCGTTAGAAAGTGATATCGACGCCGCGGCTCAGGCTTTGTCGGTAGCGGAACAGTTCCGTATTCATACGTTTATCTCGACATCGACCATTCATGTTGAAAACAAGTTAAAGCGCTCATTCGATCAAGTGCTCGATATGGCGGTAGGAGCGGTTAAGTACGCGCGCCGATTTACCGATGATGTGGAGTTCTCTTGTGAAGATGCCGGTCGTACCCCTATCGATAATTTGTGCCGTATGGTGGAAGAGGCCATTAAGGCTGGAGCGCGCACCATTAATATTCCTGACACTGTTGGTTATACGGTGCCAAGCGAATTTGGCGGCATTATTCAAACCTTGTTTAACCGCGTCCCCAATATTGATCAAGCGGTGATCTCGGTGCATTGCCATGATGACTTAGGCTTGTCAGTCGCAAACTCTATTACCGCAGTGCAGCACGGTGCTCGCCAAATTGAATGTACCGTAAACGGCATTGGTGAGCGCGCGGGTAACTGCTCGCTAGAAGAGATCGCCATGATCTTGTCGACCCGCAAAGGTGAGTTAGGCCTAGAGACGGGGATCAACGCTAAAGAGATCCACCGCACTTCAAGCTTAGTGAGCCAGCTTTGTAATATGCCAGTGCAAGCAAACAAGGCGATAGTGGGGGCGAATGCCTTTACTCACTCATCGGGTATTCATCAAGACGGCATGCTAAAAGCGCAAAATACCTATGAGATTATGACGCCTGAGAGTATTGGCCTTAACCGTAATAACTTAAACATGACCTCACGCTCAGGCCGCCACGTTATCAAGCATCGTATGAGTGAGCTTGGCTATGGTGAGCAAGATTACGATATGGATGTTTTGTATGAAGAGTTTTTAGCTCTAGCAGATAAAAAGGGTCAAGTGTTTGATTATGACTTAGAAGCATTGGCCTTTATGGAGGCGCAGGCTGAAGACGATGATCATTTTGAACTGCAGCAATTGGTTGTGCATTCAGACTCAACCGAAGGCAGCGCAACAGCCACGGTAAAAGTGGCGGTTAATGGTGAGACGATTACCGAAGCCGCAACGGGTAACGGTCCTGTCGATGCGGCGTATAAGGCGGTTGCCCGTGCTAGTGGCTGTAAAACCAACATCACCAGTTACCAGTTAAGTGCAAAAGGCGAAGGTCACAATGCGTTAGGCCAAGTGGATATTACCGCCAAGTATCGCGAGCAAAACTTCCATGGTGTGGGCTTAGCAACTGATGTGGTTGAAGCCTCTGCCAAGGCCTTAATCCATGTGATGAACTTGACATGGCGCGCCGATAAAGTGGCTGATTGCAAACAGCGTATCCAACAGAATAAACAAGAGTTCGGCAGCGTATAAGCTTGCCCATTTAATGTCACCCAATACTTATAAATTGAAAATTAAATTAAAGAGCAAATTACAGGAGTTAGCTGACGTATGAGTTATCAGATTGCAGTACTGGCGGGAGATGGCATAGGGCCAGAAGTGATGGTTGAAGCGCGCAAAGTGCTAAAGGCAACAGAAGAGCGTTTTGCACTGTCTATTGAATATACCGAGTACGATGTGGGTGGCGCGGCTATCGATAATCATGGTTGCCCGCTACCTGATGCCACGCTTAAAGGGTGTGAAGCGGCCGATGCGATTTTATTTGGCTCTGTTGGCGGCCCGAAGTGGGAGCACCTTGCGCCTAACGATCAACCTGAGCGCGGTGCACTACTTCCTCTTCGTGGTCACTTTGAGTTGTTTTGTAATATGCGCCCGGCAAAGCTACATGCGGGTCTTGAGCATATGTCACCACTACGCAGCGACATCTCTTCTCGTGGTTTCGATGTGCTTTGTGTGCGTGAGCTAACCAGTGGTATTTACTTTGGTAAGCCAAAAGGTCGCATAGGAGAAGGTGAGAATGAAGAAGCGTTCGATACTATGCGCTATAGCCGCAAAGAGATCAGACGTATCGCAAAAATCGCCTTCGAGACTGCGCAAGGTCGCCGTAAAAAAGTCACTTCAGTCGATAAAGCCAATGTACTCGCTTGTTCAGTTTTATGGCGAGAAGTGGTTGAAGAGGTTGCTAAAGACTTTCCAGATGTCGAGCTCGAGCATATCTATATCGATAACGCGACGATGCAGTTACTACGTCGTCCAGATGAATTTGATGTCATGCTGTGCTCTAACCTTTTCGGCGACATCATCTCAGATGAAATTGCCATGCTAACAGGCTCTATGGGTTTGCTTTCTTCTATCAGTATGAATAGCGCAGGCTTTGGTTTATATGAGCCTGCGGGTGGTAGTGCGCCTGATATTGCCGGTCAAGGCATTGCTAACCCTGTGGCGCAAATCCTTTCTGCAGCGCTATTACTACGTCATAGCCTCAAGCAGGAAGAGGCGGCGACAGTAATAGAGAATGCAGTCGGTAAAGCCTTGAGCGATGGTTATCTAACGGGTGAGCTACTCGCAATTGAAGAGCGCCATAATGCAAAATCAACCAGTGAGATGGGTGACTATATTGCCAAGCTTGTGCGAGAAGGAGTGTAACCATGGCGAAGACATTGTATGAAAAGGTATGGGATAACCATATTGTGTTTGCTGGCGAAGGTGAGGCGCCAATCATCTATGTAGATAGGCATTTAGTGCATGAGGTGACGTCTCCACAAGCCTTTAGTGGCTTAAAAGTGGCGGGCCGCAAGTTACGTGCGCCAGAAAAAACCTTCGCCACCATGGATCACAATACTTCAACTACAAGTGCAAGTTTAGATGCGTTAAGCCCAATGGCGCGAACGCAAGTTGAAACGCTTGAGCGAAACTGTAAAGAGTTTGGCGTGCGTCTTTATGATATCCACCATAAAAACCAGGGTATTGTGCATGTGATGGGGCCGGAGTTAGGTATTACTCTACCGGGCACTGTGATTGTCTGTGGTGACTCCCACACCGCAACCC comes from the Shewanella halifaxensis HAW-EB4 genome and includes:
- a CDS encoding histidine kinase — encoded protein: MDFRIIVLSFSLWLSPAYSLTLEQLEQLNTSVFQYPSKALNNIHDIEQQLHAYLDPKVLQLRMSAFKCETYLQLGENAAAINLARFNDAKAKRLKLEQARPYFLNCMAQAYVNYGNYQQALPLIHSSITLSRRLEQPQALINGLWLRSQLDAKVQHNDTAIEDLRLALDLYPQVEQQNEQWLLTPIAYLNVSMAKLLMGENEQKEANGFLDKALKDEGSAGKIALNLSIDAANLALSNNHPKLRDHYVQIARSKLPELGSPFELAEAYKQIAFIDFSSGKYSSAEQLLHLSINTFKKESNASATISALHLLAQVKLAQGQESLGLEQMTEAIVIADQKNRYTDLKLCYAVLAKYFAEKGSFALAYDYQLKQFQAAENEALFIQNIWLSHLKSDLSRQQQASEELQSSDAVVMPRQLIPNSFLPIIFVLFSLAIFITWYHRQTPKTSPETKEPIQIKPNATGKQKLEDMLSVSKHAHYPLSLLVLDPSGVLSSDIAVMIEQLKTKLREQDLLFLQSEQQLLIMLPHTSEDAAINVIEQLSGIVAVWQNDSKVSIGLASMQQFDNLQSMVKRANVSQLRRLKPVSKRFSVTTANE
- the leuA gene encoding 2-isopropylmalate synthase encodes the protein MSNRVIIFDTTLRDGEQALAASLTVKEKLQIALALERLGVDVMEVGFPVSSPGDFESVQTIAKTIKNSRVCALSRALESDIDAAAQALSVAEQFRIHTFISTSTIHVENKLKRSFDQVLDMAVGAVKYARRFTDDVEFSCEDAGRTPIDNLCRMVEEAIKAGARTINIPDTVGYTVPSEFGGIIQTLFNRVPNIDQAVISVHCHDDLGLSVANSITAVQHGARQIECTVNGIGERAGNCSLEEIAMILSTRKGELGLETGINAKEIHRTSSLVSQLCNMPVQANKAIVGANAFTHSSGIHQDGMLKAQNTYEIMTPESIGLNRNNLNMTSRSGRHVIKHRMSELGYGEQDYDMDVLYEEFLALADKKGQVFDYDLEALAFMEAQAEDDDHFELQQLVVHSDSTEGSATATVKVAVNGETITEAATGNGPVDAAYKAVARASGCKTNITSYQLSAKGEGHNALGQVDITAKYREQNFHGVGLATDVVEASAKALIHVMNLTWRADKVADCKQRIQQNKQEFGSV
- the leuB gene encoding 3-isopropylmalate dehydrogenase encodes the protein MSYQIAVLAGDGIGPEVMVEARKVLKATEERFALSIEYTEYDVGGAAIDNHGCPLPDATLKGCEAADAILFGSVGGPKWEHLAPNDQPERGALLPLRGHFELFCNMRPAKLHAGLEHMSPLRSDISSRGFDVLCVRELTSGIYFGKPKGRIGEGENEEAFDTMRYSRKEIRRIAKIAFETAQGRRKKVTSVDKANVLACSVLWREVVEEVAKDFPDVELEHIYIDNATMQLLRRPDEFDVMLCSNLFGDIISDEIAMLTGSMGLLSSISMNSAGFGLYEPAGGSAPDIAGQGIANPVAQILSAALLLRHSLKQEEAATVIENAVGKALSDGYLTGELLAIEERHNAKSTSEMGDYIAKLVREGV
- the recQ gene encoding DNA helicase RecQ, which translates into the protein MDQAALDNSVDQLSSTLQSVFGYRTFREGQREVIEQICAGQDCLVIMPTGGGKSLCYQLPALIMPGLTVVVSPLISLMKDQVDSLIQTGVSAAYLNSSLPREESLQVLQKMRYGELKLLYVSPERLLQASFIDRLHELNVSLFAIDEAHCISQWGHDFRPEYAALGRLRQQFPQVPIMALTATADKATRADICERLTITPHSLLTSFDRPNIRYTVAEKLNAANQLRQFVDAQNGTSGIVYCSSRRRVDEVAERLRLQGHQAEAYHAGKTQEERADVQDRFLKDQLDIVVATVAFGMGINKSNVRYVVHYDIPKSVEAYYQETGRAGRDGLDSEALMLFDPADIGRVRHLIEQSEPGPQQQVEFHKLNTMAAFAEAQTCRRQVLLHYFDEPALKACGNCDICLDPPKKYNGIQDAQKVLSCIYRIGQRFGINHLIEVLRGSKSASVIERGHDKLSTWGIGKEKSHEHWLSVIRQLIHLGLANQDITRGSSVTLNPSARAVLKGEVELLLAEPRIVIQTTKRRSNNSRAPLNYDRKLFARLKLLRRTLAEELDVPPYLVFNDATLAEMAAILPTSPGEMLAVNGVGERKLERFGGEFLDEIADYLAEG